A single genomic interval of Hafnia alvei harbors:
- the glnQ gene encoding glutamine ABC transporter ATP-binding protein GlnQ, which yields MIEFKHVDKSFGQTAVLHDINLNINQGEVVVIIGPSGSGKSTLLRCINKLEEISAGQLIIDGMDVSDPKVDERLIRQEAGMVFQQFYLFPHLTALENVMFGPIRVRHMKKDDAEKRARELLAKVGLSERADHYPSELSGGQQQRVAIARALAVKPKMMLFDEPTSALDPELRHEVLTVMKDLAEEGMTMVIVTHEIGFAQKVASRLIFVDKGRITEDGEPDALITNPPSDRLREFLQHVS from the coding sequence ATGATTGAATTTAAACATGTTGATAAAAGCTTCGGTCAGACTGCGGTACTGCATGACATTAACCTGAATATTAATCAGGGCGAAGTGGTGGTTATTATCGGGCCATCGGGCTCAGGAAAATCAACGTTGCTGCGTTGCATCAACAAGCTGGAAGAGATAAGCGCGGGTCAGCTGATTATCGACGGCATGGACGTAAGCGATCCTAAAGTCGACGAGCGTTTGATCCGCCAAGAAGCTGGCATGGTTTTCCAACAGTTTTATCTGTTCCCACACCTCACAGCGCTGGAAAACGTGATGTTTGGGCCAATCCGTGTTCGTCACATGAAGAAAGACGATGCGGAAAAACGCGCACGCGAGCTGCTGGCGAAAGTGGGCTTGTCGGAACGTGCCGATCACTATCCGTCTGAGCTTTCCGGCGGTCAGCAACAACGTGTGGCAATTGCCCGTGCGCTGGCGGTTAAACCGAAAATGATGCTGTTTGATGAACCCACCTCTGCGCTCGATCCAGAACTACGTCATGAAGTCCTGACGGTGATGAAGGATCTGGCTGAAGAAGGTATGACGATGGTTATCGTTACTCATGAAATCGGCTTTGCGCAGAAAGTAGCATCGCGCTTGATTTTCGTCGATAAGGGCCGTATCACCGAAGACGGTGAGCCTGACGCGTTGATCACCAACCCGCCAAGCGATCGTCTGCGCGAATTCCTGCAGCACGTTTCATAA
- the ybiO gene encoding mechanosensitive channel protein → MSQGARLIPSFTRYLVLLIVLLFSCSASVNAVEPKKETDPKTAYSALADILSDATSRDALIAELRDSAKTGKPLAEKSASTVPAETRDETFADQLDSSIQGYLTVAQSKLERLITALKSPPHKAFNPQTFWPALTHFLFTVAVTFALFLAIRFFATPFYKRIGSWGHKAREKRADWARRPTAIISAFIIDLLILLFCVTAGNIIATAFGTNSPVTMRQQALFLNAFALIEFFKAILRLIFAPKFDYLRPFPFSDATAKYWNTRLAWLSGLIGYGLMVVVPIIQVQLGASSAVLVNFCIMLALTVYAIGLILVNRLRIQKEITALGNRSLAFFGVFLHALSHIWHILAIVYFLVLFLLSQFDPGNSLAFMMNATIKSLIVVGSGALISGLLTRWISRRITLPADIKLKYPMLERRVNSYIPSALQIMRFIVVVAILLFLLDAWHIFGLRAWLDSPTGEKIIGGLIHILLIMFIAVLGWTLLASVIEHRLSLEMDNPKHPGARERTLLTLFRNVLSIVITTITVMIILSQIGINIAPLLAGAGALTLAVSFGAQTLVKDVINGIFIQFENGMNTGEYVTVFGITGTVERMTIRSIGLRDDYGVYHLVPYSSITTVANYAREFGVYRANYVISRDEDIEKANEVLKQAVAELREDQRLKSLLIGEPAFNGVVKLDDVSFTLRTTIRTVALQQWTIQYALDKLVKEHFQRAGFKTPHQNVQISYAAAEQQALLPPHNDANSVEK, encoded by the coding sequence ATGTCACAGGGAGCCCGCCTTATCCCCTCTTTTACTCGATACCTCGTTTTACTGATCGTTCTCTTATTCTCATGCTCAGCCAGCGTGAATGCCGTTGAACCTAAAAAAGAAACGGATCCCAAAACGGCCTATTCAGCATTAGCTGACATTCTGTCTGACGCCACCAGCCGCGATGCGCTGATTGCTGAACTGCGTGACAGTGCCAAAACCGGCAAACCGTTGGCAGAAAAAAGTGCCAGCACTGTCCCTGCTGAAACCCGCGACGAAACCTTTGCTGACCAGCTAGACTCCAGCATTCAAGGATATCTCACCGTTGCGCAAAGCAAATTGGAACGGTTAATCACGGCACTGAAATCGCCGCCGCATAAGGCGTTTAATCCGCAAACGTTTTGGCCTGCCCTCACCCACTTCCTGTTCACCGTCGCCGTAACCTTTGCGCTATTTTTAGCAATTCGTTTTTTTGCCACGCCGTTTTATAAGCGGATTGGCAGTTGGGGACACAAAGCGCGTGAGAAGCGAGCAGACTGGGCACGACGCCCAACCGCAATTATCAGCGCGTTCATTATTGATTTACTGATCTTGCTATTTTGTGTCACCGCCGGAAATATCATCGCGACCGCCTTTGGTACCAACAGTCCGGTAACGATGCGCCAGCAAGCCCTTTTCCTGAACGCCTTTGCCCTGATTGAATTTTTCAAAGCCATATTGCGCCTAATATTCGCGCCCAAATTTGACTATCTGCGCCCGTTTCCTTTTAGCGACGCAACCGCAAAATATTGGAATACGCGGCTGGCATGGCTGAGCGGCCTCATCGGTTATGGGCTGATGGTGGTGGTGCCTATTATTCAGGTGCAGCTCGGGGCTTCATCTGCCGTGCTGGTGAACTTCTGCATTATGTTGGCTCTGACCGTTTATGCTATCGGCCTGATACTGGTCAACCGCCTACGGATACAGAAAGAAATTACCGCGCTCGGTAACCGCTCGCTGGCCTTTTTCGGCGTTTTTTTGCACGCGCTTTCGCACATTTGGCATATTCTGGCCATCGTCTATTTTCTGGTTCTGTTTTTACTTTCACAGTTCGATCCTGGCAACAGCCTCGCCTTCATGATGAATGCCACGATTAAAAGCCTGATCGTCGTTGGCTCTGGGGCGCTTATTTCAGGTCTGCTCACCCGCTGGATCTCGCGCCGCATCACGCTGCCTGCCGACATCAAGCTCAAATACCCGATGTTAGAACGGCGTGTAAATTCCTACATTCCTAGCGCGCTGCAAATCATGCGGTTTATCGTGGTGGTGGCGATCCTGCTGTTCCTGCTCGACGCATGGCACATATTCGGCCTTCGCGCTTGGCTAGACTCGCCAACGGGTGAAAAAATCATCGGTGGTTTGATTCATATTCTGCTGATCATGTTTATTGCCGTGCTGGGATGGACGCTGCTCGCCAGCGTGATTGAACATCGGCTCAGCCTTGAAATGGACAATCCGAAGCATCCCGGCGCACGCGAACGTACGCTGCTGACGCTATTTCGCAACGTGTTATCCATCGTGATTACCACGATTACCGTGATGATTATTCTGTCACAAATCGGCATTAACATTGCGCCACTGCTGGCGGGCGCAGGGGCACTGACGCTTGCCGTCAGCTTCGGTGCGCAAACGCTGGTTAAAGACGTGATCAATGGCATATTCATCCAGTTTGAAAACGGTATGAATACCGGTGAATACGTCACTGTATTCGGCATTACCGGCACCGTCGAGCGCATGACTATTCGCTCTATCGGCCTGCGGGACGATTATGGCGTTTATCATCTGGTGCCCTACTCGTCGATCACGACCGTTGCCAACTATGCCCGTGAATTCGGCGTATATCGCGCCAACTACGTGATTAGTCGCGATGAAGATATTGAGAAAGCCAATGAGGTGTTGAAACAGGCGGTTGCTGAATTACGCGAAGATCAGCGTTTAAAAAGCTTACTCATTGGTGAGCCCGCATTTAACGGCGTAGTGAAATTGGATGATGTGTCATTTACCCTACGCACGACAATCCGCACCGTTGCACTGCAGCAGTGGACGATTCAATATGCGTTAGACAAACTGGTGAAAGAGCATTTCCAGCGGGCGGGATTTAAAACGCCGCATCAAAATGTTCAAATCAGCTACGCGGCAGCGGAGCAACAGGCTTTGTTGCCACCGCATAACGACGCCAATAGCGTTGAAAAATAA
- the rlmF gene encoding 23S rRNA (adenine(1618)-N(6))-methyltransferase RlmF yields the protein MKNPKKKNFPAQKTNLHPRNLHRERYDFPALCETSPELKAFVSRNQWGDDSIDFAEPLAVKALNSALLKHFYQVEHWDIPEGYLCPPIPGRADYLHYLADVLAADHGYQIPRGQNVCILDVGVGANCIYPLIGQHAYGWRFTGTEVDAVALKSAGAVIKANPEAAKNIRLRQQQDPNKILKGAIKSGEHYAATMCNPPFHRSAEDALSGTRRKLTNLGRDASAPVLNFGGKAGELWCEGGEVAFITKMIEESESFAKQVGWFTSLVSRQENLPAIYEALEEVEALDVRTIEMSQGQKVSRFIAWTFLPENKRKIR from the coding sequence ATGAAAAATCCAAAGAAAAAGAACTTTCCTGCACAGAAAACCAATTTGCATCCCCGTAACCTTCATCGTGAACGTTATGATTTCCCTGCATTATGCGAAACGTCGCCGGAGCTAAAAGCGTTTGTCTCTCGTAATCAATGGGGGGATGACAGCATTGATTTTGCCGAGCCGTTGGCGGTTAAAGCGTTAAACAGTGCATTGCTGAAGCATTTTTATCAGGTTGAACACTGGGATATCCCCGAAGGCTATCTGTGCCCACCGATCCCAGGCCGTGCAGATTATCTGCATTACTTGGCCGATGTGCTGGCGGCAGATCACGGCTACCAGATCCCCCGCGGACAGAATGTGTGCATTCTTGATGTTGGCGTTGGCGCAAACTGTATTTATCCACTGATTGGCCAACACGCGTATGGCTGGCGTTTTACCGGAACTGAGGTTGATGCTGTCGCATTAAAATCAGCGGGTGCCGTCATCAAGGCAAATCCAGAAGCCGCAAAAAATATCCGTCTGCGTCAGCAGCAAGACCCCAATAAAATCCTAAAAGGGGCGATTAAGAGCGGCGAGCATTATGCAGCTACGATGTGTAATCCACCGTTCCACCGTTCTGCGGAAGATGCGCTGAGCGGTACCCGCCGTAAACTGACTAACTTGGGTCGTGATGCCAGCGCGCCGGTGCTCAACTTTGGCGGAAAAGCCGGTGAGCTGTGGTGTGAAGGCGGTGAGGTTGCGTTCATCACCAAAATGATTGAAGAGAGCGAATCTTTTGCCAAGCAGGTGGGGTGGTTTACCAGCCTGGTTTCTCGTCAGGAGAACCTGCCCGCAATTTATGAAGCCTTGGAAGAGGTGGAAGCGCTGGACGTTCGCACTATTGAAATGTCACAAGGACAAAAAGTCAGCCGCTTTATCGCATGGACGTTCTTGCCAGAGAACAAGCGTAAAATCCGCTAA
- a CDS encoding flavin reductase family protein, translated as MSSPFEYYSYQPRQGHGLSHDPLNAIIGPRPIGWISSISADGKHNLAPYSFFNCFSYHPPVIGFASSGWKDSVANINETGEFVWNLATMETAEAMNQSSAALPRGEDEFIFSGVNMLASQWVKAARVAESPVNFECKLTQCIQLQDQYGQPFDSWLVLGEVIGIHIAENLLDAQGVYQTAAAKPILRAGGPSAYYAISDENRFDMFRPIIK; from the coding sequence ATGTCTTCACCCTTTGAGTATTACAGCTACCAGCCTCGCCAGGGGCATGGATTAAGCCACGATCCGCTTAATGCCATTATTGGCCCTCGCCCCATTGGCTGGATTAGCTCAATCAGCGCCGATGGCAAACACAATCTGGCTCCCTACAGTTTTTTCAACTGCTTCAGCTACCATCCACCGGTGATTGGTTTCGCCAGCAGCGGCTGGAAAGACAGCGTGGCAAACATTAATGAAACCGGCGAATTTGTCTGGAATCTGGCGACGATGGAAACGGCGGAAGCCATGAACCAAAGCTCGGCGGCACTCCCTCGCGGGGAGGATGAATTTATATTTTCCGGCGTGAATATGCTGGCCAGCCAGTGGGTAAAAGCCGCACGCGTGGCGGAAAGCCCAGTGAACTTTGAGTGTAAACTGACGCAGTGTATTCAGCTGCAAGACCAATATGGCCAGCCATTTGATTCATGGTTGGTATTAGGAGAAGTCATTGGTATTCATATCGCGGAAAACCTACTCGACGCTCAGGGCGTATATCAAACCGCAGCGGCAAAGCCTATTTTGCGAGCCGGAGGCCCATCAGCCTACTATGCTATCAGTGATGAAAACCGCTTTGATATGTTCCGGCCGATAATAAAATAA
- a CDS encoding cyclic di-GMP phosphodiesterase yields MVLPSALYRKPVSASLRILISTLVAALVAIIFIILAGHAIQHQRQNQQYELAKTGLMYATHLADDLDQKMVSLLPLTALDCESIVDTLASKAVFSGGVRAYILVRDGIAVCSSVTHSMSAPASKIYPKIDLNRDSDMVLQQGTPLVPDRPVIAFWHSIGDGTRTGVLLTLDINPAPYMLFFSRERTISGLALTIKDRAISTFEPKIVAESALPAHPDIIMQDKKNRFTFRLYGSPLSAGDIGLLGLVTLLVAMVAWLITFYVLSQQRRLDRDILQGIKRGQFFLVYQPVIHSETLLPAGFEALVRWEHPKLGLVPPDEFIPYCESEGLIVRLTQHIMELAAHDAHRLIDVVPKGTKLGLNISPLHMTLDSFKTDVRHFLDLMPTEHFIPLFEITERSMVQDGGAEKIFDWLHSSGIELAIDDFGTGHSALIYLQRYKIDYLKIDRGFVNSIGLETVTAPVLDAVLELAQKLKLQIVAEGIETEEQAEYLRQRHVDYLQGYLFSRPIPLEQLRDYYQLRDCSQMHVNGESV; encoded by the coding sequence ATGGTGTTACCCTCAGCCTTGTACAGAAAGCCCGTTTCAGCATCATTACGTATCTTGATATCAACATTAGTTGCGGCTCTGGTTGCTATCATTTTCATTATTCTGGCTGGGCATGCCATACAGCACCAACGCCAAAACCAGCAGTATGAATTGGCAAAAACGGGGCTGATGTACGCCACACATTTGGCTGATGATTTAGACCAAAAGATGGTCTCACTCCTTCCTCTTACCGCGCTCGACTGCGAGAGTATTGTAGATACCTTAGCCAGCAAAGCCGTATTCAGCGGCGGTGTTCGGGCCTATATTCTGGTTCGAGACGGCATTGCCGTTTGTTCAAGCGTCACCCATAGCATGTCAGCACCGGCATCAAAAATTTATCCCAAGATTGACCTGAATCGTGATTCAGACATGGTGCTACAGCAGGGAACGCCGCTGGTTCCCGACCGCCCCGTGATTGCATTTTGGCACTCTATCGGTGATGGAACCCGCACCGGCGTGTTGCTGACGCTGGATATCAATCCCGCGCCCTATATGCTGTTTTTTAGTCGTGAACGTACTATTTCGGGCCTCGCGCTAACCATAAAAGATCGCGCTATCAGCACCTTTGAGCCCAAAATCGTTGCTGAAAGCGCGCTGCCTGCTCATCCCGACATTATTATGCAGGACAAAAAGAACCGCTTTACCTTCCGCCTTTATGGCAGCCCTTTATCAGCAGGCGACATAGGCCTGCTCGGCCTAGTCACCTTGCTCGTCGCCATGGTTGCGTGGCTGATCACCTTCTATGTGCTATCGCAGCAAAGACGACTCGATCGTGACATTTTGCAAGGGATCAAGCGCGGCCAGTTTTTCCTTGTTTACCAGCCAGTGATCCACTCAGAGACTCTGCTACCGGCAGGATTTGAAGCGCTGGTGCGCTGGGAACACCCTAAACTCGGGTTGGTTCCTCCTGATGAGTTTATCCCCTATTGCGAATCTGAAGGGCTTATCGTTCGTTTGACCCAGCACATTATGGAACTGGCGGCTCATGACGCGCACCGGCTGATCGATGTCGTGCCTAAAGGTACCAAGTTAGGGCTGAATATTTCTCCTCTGCATATGACGCTAGACAGTTTTAAAACCGACGTGCGCCATTTCCTCGATCTGATGCCCACCGAGCATTTCATACCGTTGTTTGAAATTACCGAACGCAGCATGGTGCAAGACGGCGGCGCTGAGAAAATTTTCGATTGGTTGCACTCTTCAGGCATTGAGCTGGCCATTGACGATTTCGGCACCGGCCACAGTGCGCTGATTTATCTCCAGCGCTACAAAATTGATTATTTGAAAATAGATCGCGGCTTTGTGAACTCTATCGGCCTAGAAACCGTCACCGCGCCGGTTTTAGATGCGGTTCTGGAGCTGGCACAAAAGTTAAAACTACAAATCGTTGCCGAAGGAATAGAAACCGAGGAGCAGGCAGAATACCTACGCCAGCGCCATGTAGACTATTTACAGGGTTATCTCTTCAGCCGCCCGATTCCGTTAGAACAACTGCGCGATTACTATCAACTGCGTGATTGTTCTCAAATGCACGTCAACGGCGAGTCGGTCTAA
- a CDS encoding extracellular solute-binding protein codes for MYSRLLKTLCTVVPIVAAFSFNLRADVINESYAFAILGEPKYSSDFTHFDYVNPAAPKGGDITLSALGTYDNFNSYASRGHPAVRANQLYDTLFTNSADEIGSYYPLIGETVRYDDKFSWAEVNINADARFQDNSPITAQDVQFSFNKFMTEGVPQYRIYYQGVKVKAISRLTVRFELPKPDKEMMLSLIGGLKVMPESFWKNHKLSEPLNTPPLGSGPYRISDYRLGQFVTYARVTNYWAANLPVNRGQYNFDTIRYDYYLDDKVALEAFKAGAFDFRMETSPKNWATQYTGGNFAKNYIVKSDETNQSAQDTRWLAFNTQRPIFSDRRVREAISLAFDFEWMNKALYYDAYQRTNSYFQNTQYAARGYPDSAELAWLAPLKGKIPAEVFNQVYQPAATDGSGNDRDNLLKATKLLEDAGWTIKDQQLVNKTTGKPFVFELLLPSSSNFQYVMPFKHNLEKLGITMNLREVDTSQYSNRVRSRDFDMFPTVYGGMNYPDPSLKILWRSDYISSTWNSAGVQDPAVDSLIDNIISHQGQPDALLSLGRALDRVLTWNYYMLPMWYSNHDRIAYWDKFSMPALRPAYDLGFDTWWYDINRAANLPQQRR; via the coding sequence ATGTACTCGCGCCTTCTGAAGACCTTGTGCACGGTGGTTCCCATTGTGGCCGCCTTCAGTTTCAACCTTCGCGCCGACGTCATTAACGAAAGCTACGCTTTTGCTATTTTAGGTGAGCCCAAATACAGCAGTGACTTTACTCACTTCGACTATGTGAATCCCGCCGCGCCCAAGGGTGGCGATATTACGCTTTCTGCGCTGGGTACCTACGACAATTTCAATAGCTACGCATCACGCGGCCACCCTGCGGTACGCGCCAATCAACTGTACGACACGCTGTTTACCAATTCTGCCGATGAAATTGGCAGCTACTATCCGCTGATTGGCGAAACCGTACGCTATGACGATAAGTTCAGTTGGGCAGAGGTCAACATTAACGCCGACGCGCGTTTCCAAGACAACTCCCCGATCACCGCGCAGGACGTCCAGTTCAGCTTTAATAAATTTATGACCGAAGGCGTGCCGCAATATCGGATCTACTACCAAGGCGTAAAAGTTAAGGCGATTTCACGATTAACCGTACGCTTTGAACTTCCTAAACCCGATAAAGAGATGATGCTCAGCCTGATTGGCGGCTTAAAAGTGATGCCAGAGAGCTTCTGGAAAAACCACAAGCTATCCGAACCGCTCAATACGCCGCCGCTCGGCAGTGGCCCGTACCGTATTTCTGATTATCGCCTCGGTCAGTTCGTCACCTACGCGCGGGTCACTAACTATTGGGCGGCTAATCTGCCGGTCAACCGCGGCCAATATAACTTCGACACCATCCGCTACGACTATTATCTGGACGACAAAGTGGCCTTAGAGGCCTTCAAAGCAGGCGCTTTTGACTTCCGCATGGAAACATCGCCAAAAAACTGGGCGACGCAGTATACCGGTGGAAACTTTGCCAAAAACTACATTGTAAAATCCGACGAAACCAACCAGTCTGCGCAGGATACACGCTGGCTAGCCTTCAATACTCAACGTCCTATTTTTAGCGATAGGCGAGTGCGTGAAGCAATTTCATTGGCGTTTGACTTCGAATGGATGAATAAAGCGCTGTATTACGATGCCTATCAGCGAACCAACAGCTACTTCCAAAATACCCAATATGCCGCGCGCGGCTATCCTGACTCGGCGGAGCTGGCATGGCTGGCACCGCTGAAAGGCAAAATTCCGGCGGAAGTGTTCAATCAGGTTTATCAACCTGCGGCCACCGACGGTAGCGGCAACGACCGCGACAATCTACTGAAGGCCACCAAGCTGTTAGAAGATGCGGGTTGGACGATAAAAGACCAGCAGTTGGTCAACAAAACTACGGGTAAACCGTTTGTCTTTGAGCTGTTACTGCCAAGCAGCAGCAATTTCCAATACGTCATGCCGTTTAAACACAATTTGGAGAAGCTCGGTATCACAATGAACCTGCGTGAAGTCGATACCTCGCAATACAGCAACCGCGTTCGATCTCGTGATTTTGATATGTTCCCTACCGTATACGGCGGCATGAACTATCCTGATCCTTCGCTGAAAATTCTTTGGCGCTCGGACTACATCAGCTCAACGTGGAACAGCGCGGGCGTGCAGGACCCCGCCGTCGATAGCCTGATCGATAACATCATTAGCCATCAGGGTCAGCCAGACGCCCTACTCTCGCTCGGACGCGCCTTAGACCGCGTGCTGACGTGGAATTACTACATGCTGCCGATGTGGTATTCCAACCACGACCGAATCGCCTACTGGGATAAATTCTCAATGCCGGCTCTGCGCCCGGCATACGACCTCGGCTTCGATACATGGTGGTATGACATCAACCGTGCGGCGAATCTACCGCAGCAACGGCGTTAA
- a CDS encoding microcin C ABC transporter permease YejB, whose amino-acid sequence MTAYLIRRLLLIIPTLWAIITINFFIVQIAPGGPVDQAIANIEMGQNAGFGAGGAEHIGAAHTGIAASNVGEGQYRGARGLDPQIIAEIEKRFGFDKPLHQRYFDMLWNYIRFDFGDSLFRGGSVMSLIKQSLPVSVSLGLWSTLIIYLVSIPLGIRKAVHNGSRFDTWSSTLIIIGYAIPAFLFAIMLIVLFAGGSYWDWFPLRGLVSSNFSSLSWYDKITDYFWHITLPVLATVIGGFASLTMLTKNSFLDEVRKQYVVTARAKGLDEKKILYRHVFRNAMLLVIAGFPATFISMFFTGSLLIEVMFSLNGLGLLGYDAILQRDYPVMFGTLYIFTLLGLLLNIISDITYTLVDPRIDFEARH is encoded by the coding sequence ATGACCGCTTATCTTATTCGCCGCTTGCTTCTGATTATTCCCACCCTGTGGGCTATCATCACCATTAATTTTTTTATCGTGCAAATTGCGCCCGGTGGCCCGGTTGATCAGGCCATCGCCAATATCGAAATGGGGCAAAACGCCGGTTTTGGTGCCGGCGGCGCTGAGCATATTGGCGCTGCACACACGGGCATTGCCGCCAGCAACGTGGGCGAAGGCCAATATCGCGGCGCTCGAGGGCTCGATCCCCAGATTATCGCTGAAATCGAAAAGCGCTTCGGCTTCGACAAGCCGCTCCACCAGCGCTACTTCGATATGCTGTGGAACTACATTCGCTTTGATTTCGGCGACAGCCTGTTCCGTGGCGGTTCCGTGATGTCGTTGATTAAGCAAAGCCTGCCGGTGTCGGTCTCCCTCGGGTTATGGAGCACTTTAATCATTTATCTGGTGTCGATCCCGCTGGGCATTCGCAAAGCCGTTCACAACGGCTCTCGGTTCGATACCTGGAGCAGTACGCTCATTATCATCGGCTACGCCATTCCTGCTTTCTTATTTGCCATCATGCTGATTGTGCTGTTTGCTGGCGGTAGCTATTGGGATTGGTTCCCGCTGCGCGGCTTAGTTTCCAGCAACTTCAGCTCGCTATCGTGGTATGACAAAATTACTGATTATTTCTGGCATATCACGTTGCCGGTGCTCGCCACCGTGATCGGCGGTTTCGCCAGTTTAACCATGCTAACCAAAAACTCCTTTCTGGATGAAGTTCGCAAACAATACGTAGTTACCGCGCGCGCCAAAGGGCTAGATGAGAAAAAGATCCTTTATCGCCATGTGTTCCGTAACGCCATGCTGCTGGTTATCGCGGGCTTTCCCGCCACCTTCATCAGCATGTTCTTCACCGGTTCATTGCTCATCGAAGTGATGTTTTCGCTTAATGGTTTGGGATTGCTAGGCTATGACGCCATTTTGCAGCGTGATTATCCGGTGATGTTCGGTACGCTGTATATCTTTACCCTGCTGGGATTACTGCTGAATATCATCAGCGACATCACCTACACGTTGGTCGACCCGCGTATTGACTTCGAGGCTCGCCACTGA
- a CDS encoding ABC transporter permease, protein MKLNPINQARWQRFKTNRRGYWSMWIFLLVFIMSLGSELIANDKPLVLRYDQRWYTPFLVNYPETTFGGDFKTATDYQDPLIRSNIEQHGWAIWAPIRYSYNSINFATEVPFPSPPSAQHWLGTNENGNDILAQVLYGLRVSILFGLMLTVLSSVIGITVGATQGFYGGKVDLIGQRFIEVWSGMPTLFLIILLSSVVQPNFWWLLAITVIFGWMGLVGVVRAEFLRTRNFDYIRAARAMGVGDRTIMLRHMLPNAMVATLTFLPFILCGAITTLTSLDFLGFGLPTGSPSLGSLLLQGKNNLQAPWLGITAFAVLAILLSLLIFIFEAVRDAFDPSKVN, encoded by the coding sequence ATGAAACTCAATCCAATCAATCAGGCTCGCTGGCAACGTTTTAAAACCAATCGCCGTGGCTATTGGTCAATGTGGATCTTCCTGCTGGTTTTTATCATGAGCTTAGGCTCAGAGCTGATAGCCAACGACAAGCCGCTTGTGCTGCGCTATGACCAACGGTGGTACACGCCATTTTTGGTCAACTATCCTGAAACCACGTTCGGCGGCGATTTCAAAACCGCTACCGATTATCAAGATCCGCTGATCCGTAGCAATATTGAGCAACATGGCTGGGCGATTTGGGCACCCATCCGTTACAGCTACAACAGCATCAATTTCGCCACCGAGGTGCCATTTCCTTCACCGCCGTCTGCTCAGCACTGGCTCGGCACCAATGAAAACGGCAACGATATTTTAGCGCAGGTGTTATACGGGCTCAGAGTTTCTATTTTATTCGGCCTGATGCTGACGGTGCTTTCTAGCGTGATTGGCATTACCGTGGGCGCTACGCAGGGATTTTACGGCGGGAAAGTCGACCTTATCGGACAGCGTTTTATCGAAGTCTGGTCAGGCATGCCCACCTTATTCCTGATTATTTTGCTCTCGAGCGTGGTTCAGCCTAACTTTTGGTGGCTGCTGGCGATAACGGTGATTTTTGGCTGGATGGGGCTCGTGGGCGTGGTGCGCGCAGAGTTTTTACGCACGCGAAACTTCGATTATATCCGCGCCGCCCGCGCGATGGGCGTTGGCGACCGCACCATCATGCTGCGCCATATGCTGCCCAACGCGATGGTCGCAACGCTGACTTTTTTGCCGTTTATTCTATGCGGCGCCATTACCACCCTCACCTCACTCGACTTTTTAGGTTTTGGTTTGCCCACCGGTTCTCCGTCGCTCGGCAGTTTACTGCTACAAGGTAAAAATAACCTGCAAGCGCCGTGGCTTGGCATTACCGCATTTGCCGTGCTGGCCATCTTGCTGTCGTTGCTGATCTTTATATTCGAGGCGGTACGCGACGCCTTCGACCCATCGAAGGTGAATTGA